A portion of the Pseudarthrobacter defluvii genome contains these proteins:
- the galE gene encoding UDP-glucose 4-epimerase GalE encodes MKILVTGGTGYIGSHTVLSLQEAGHDVVVIDNLVNSSEESLRRVAELSGKAAEFHHVDLVDEAAVEKVFAGSAIDAVIHFAGLKAVGESVQEPLKYYYNNLVGTLNLIRVMDRHDVRSIVFSSSATVYGEHNPIPYVEKMEIGANNPYGRTKEQIEDILSDLGAADSRWHIALLRYFNPVGAHPSGRIGEDPQGIPNNLVPFIAQVAVGRREKLMVFGGDYDTPDGTCLRDYIHVVDLAEGHVAALNHIAGRTGVFRWNLGSGKGSSVLEVLRSFEKAVGKPIPYEITGRRAGDLPAFWADATSALADLSWSTTKTVDQMCEDHWRWQKNNPQGYAS; translated from the coding sequence ATGAAAATCTTGGTTACGGGGGGCACCGGCTACATCGGTTCCCACACTGTTCTTTCCCTGCAGGAAGCCGGCCACGACGTGGTCGTCATCGACAACCTGGTCAACTCCAGCGAGGAATCGCTGCGGCGCGTGGCTGAGCTCAGCGGCAAGGCCGCCGAGTTCCACCACGTTGACCTGGTGGACGAGGCCGCCGTCGAAAAGGTCTTTGCCGGCAGCGCGATTGACGCCGTCATCCACTTCGCCGGACTCAAGGCCGTCGGGGAGTCAGTGCAGGAGCCGCTGAAGTACTACTACAACAACCTGGTGGGCACCCTGAACCTGATCCGCGTCATGGACAGGCATGACGTCCGGTCCATCGTCTTCAGCTCCTCAGCCACCGTCTACGGCGAACACAACCCCATCCCCTACGTGGAAAAGATGGAGATCGGCGCCAACAACCCCTACGGGCGCACCAAGGAGCAGATCGAGGACATCCTCTCCGATCTCGGCGCGGCCGACTCCCGCTGGCACATAGCACTGCTGCGCTACTTCAACCCGGTGGGCGCGCACCCCTCAGGCCGCATCGGCGAGGACCCCCAGGGCATCCCGAACAACCTGGTCCCGTTCATCGCCCAGGTGGCCGTTGGCCGCCGCGAGAAGCTCATGGTGTTCGGCGGGGACTACGACACCCCCGACGGCACCTGCCTGCGCGACTACATCCACGTGGTGGACCTCGCCGAGGGGCACGTGGCCGCGCTGAACCATATCGCGGGACGCACCGGCGTCTTCCGCTGGAACCTGGGCTCCGGCAAGGGCTCCTCCGTGCTCGAGGTGCTGCGCTCGTTCGAGAAGGCCGTGGGCAAGCCCATCCCCTACGAGATCACCGGCCGCCGTGCTGGGGACCTTCCGGCCTTCTGGGCGGACGCAACCTCCGCCCTGGCGGACCTGAGCTGGTCCACCACCAAGACCGTGGACCAGATGTGCGAGGACCACTGGCGCTGGCAAAAGAACAACCCCCAGGGCTACGCCTCCTGA
- a CDS encoding DivIVA domain-containing protein, with the protein MSFFLVFLAVLLVAAVLWAGLGRRSRATGNTGLPALLDGGFEEPPANLPPVLLPGNAVPEDVTRLRFSLGLRGYRMDQVDQVLDELRGQLAAKDAEIAELRGRLEAPEDPAEQSSDAGSVTGDEAGEEPGTGSAGEAALHGGSAQVPEDAAPGKGGL; encoded by the coding sequence GTGAGCTTCTTCCTCGTTTTCCTCGCCGTCCTGCTGGTGGCGGCGGTCCTTTGGGCCGGCCTGGGCCGGCGTTCCCGCGCAACCGGCAACACCGGGCTGCCTGCACTCCTGGATGGCGGATTCGAGGAGCCGCCCGCGAACCTTCCGCCAGTGCTCCTTCCCGGGAACGCCGTTCCCGAGGACGTGACCCGGCTGCGTTTCTCGCTTGGCCTGCGCGGCTACCGGATGGACCAGGTGGACCAGGTCCTGGACGAGCTACGGGGCCAGCTGGCTGCAAAGGATGCGGAAATAGCCGAGCTTCGCGGCAGGCTGGAGGCCCCGGAGGATCCTGCGGAGCAGTCGTCCGACGCCGGATCCGTCACCGGTGATGAGGCAGGGGAAGAGCCGGGCACAGGAAGCGCCGGAGAGGCTGCCCTCCATGGCGGTTCCGCGCAGGTCCCTGAGGACGCAGCACCGGGGAAGGGTGGCCTGTGA
- a CDS encoding TIGR00730 family Rossman fold protein, which translates to MSINADPAKNSQPRRKGPLELRRKQAAVEMSDQHLLDTKGPGQFVHTDPWRVLRIQSEFVEGFGALADIGKAVSVFGSARTKPGSIYYEMGVEVGRKLAEAGVAVITGGGPGSMEAANRGTVEGNGVSVGLGIELPFEQGLNQWVDLGINFRYFFARKTMFVKYAQGFIVLPGGLGTLDELFEAMVLVQTRKVTSFPIVLLGVDFWGPMIDWIRGTLVAEGMVSEKDLDLIQLVDDPAEAVDRVLHVAVAPAMTGEQRPE; encoded by the coding sequence ATGAGCATCAACGCAGATCCGGCCAAGAATTCCCAGCCGCGCCGTAAGGGGCCCCTTGAGCTGCGCCGCAAGCAGGCGGCAGTGGAAATGTCGGACCAGCACCTGCTTGATACCAAAGGCCCCGGCCAGTTCGTCCACACGGATCCCTGGCGCGTGCTGCGTATCCAGAGCGAGTTCGTGGAAGGCTTCGGGGCGCTCGCGGACATTGGAAAAGCGGTCAGCGTCTTCGGTTCAGCCCGCACCAAACCCGGCAGCATCTACTACGAGATGGGCGTGGAAGTGGGCCGCAAGCTCGCCGAGGCCGGAGTCGCCGTGATTACCGGTGGCGGCCCGGGCTCCATGGAGGCGGCCAACCGGGGAACGGTGGAAGGCAACGGGGTGTCAGTGGGCCTGGGCATCGAGCTGCCGTTCGAACAGGGCCTGAACCAGTGGGTGGACCTCGGCATCAACTTCCGCTACTTCTTCGCCCGCAAGACCATGTTCGTTAAATACGCCCAGGGCTTCATTGTGCTCCCCGGCGGACTGGGCACCCTGGACGAGCTGTTCGAGGCAATGGTCCTGGTGCAGACGCGGAAGGTGACGTCCTTCCCCATCGTGCTCCTTGGCGTCGACTTCTGGGGACCGATGATCGACTGGATCCGGGGCACGCTGGTGGCCGAGGGCATGGTTTCCGAAAAGGACCTGGACCTCATCCAACTGGTGGACGACCCCGCGGAAGCCGTGGACCGCGTCCTGCACGTCGCGGTGGCCCCAGCGATGACCGGCGAGCAGCGGCCGGAGTAG
- a CDS encoding amino acid ABC transporter ATP-binding protein — MTTHVPGDALVSLNAVNKHYGQLHVLKDINLQVRKGEVVVVIGPSGSGKSTLCRAINRLETIEGGTISIDGKVLPEEGKELAQLRADVGMVFQSFNLFAHKTILENVTLGPIKVKGVSKGAAEKDAMALLERVGVGHQAPKLPAQLSGGQQQRVAIARALAMKPKVMLFDEPTSALDPEMINEVLDVMVQLAKEGMTMIVVTHEMGFARKAADRVVFMADGQIVEDATPEEFFTNPKSDRAKDFLSKLLTH; from the coding sequence ATGACTACTCATGTGCCCGGCGATGCTCTCGTCTCCCTGAACGCCGTTAACAAGCATTACGGCCAGCTGCACGTTCTGAAGGACATCAACCTGCAGGTCCGCAAGGGCGAGGTTGTTGTGGTCATCGGACCCTCAGGTTCCGGTAAGTCCACCCTCTGCCGGGCCATCAACCGCCTGGAGACCATCGAGGGCGGAACCATCAGCATCGACGGGAAAGTCCTCCCCGAGGAAGGCAAGGAGCTCGCCCAGCTCCGCGCCGACGTCGGAATGGTCTTCCAGTCGTTCAACCTCTTCGCACACAAAACCATCCTTGAAAACGTGACCCTGGGGCCTATCAAGGTCAAGGGCGTTTCCAAGGGGGCCGCTGAAAAGGACGCCATGGCGCTCCTGGAACGGGTGGGCGTGGGCCACCAGGCCCCCAAACTCCCGGCCCAGCTCTCCGGCGGCCAGCAGCAGCGCGTCGCGATTGCCCGCGCCTTGGCAATGAAGCCGAAGGTCATGCTGTTCGACGAGCCAACCTCCGCCCTGGACCCCGAAATGATCAACGAAGTGCTGGACGTCATGGTCCAGCTCGCCAAGGAAGGCATGACCATGATCGTGGTCACGCACGAGATGGGCTTTGCCCGCAAGGCGGCGGACCGCGTGGTTTTCATGGCTGACGGCCAAATCGTTGAGGATGCCACCCCGGAGGAATTCTTCACCAACCCGAAGAGTGACCGCGCCAAGGACTTCCTGTCCAAGCTGCTCACGCACTGA
- a CDS encoding amino acid ABC transporter permease, translating to MDVIIENLPLYWSGFLRTLFLSAVSGVFALILGTLLAAARVSPVAALRGFSTVYVEILRNTPLTIAFFFAAVVLPRLGVKFEQFEIAAIIALSTYTAAFIAEAVRSGVNSVPVGQAEAARSIGMKFGQVLTLIILPQALRTVIPPLINILIALVKNSSVAGAFFVLELFGYGRQLANANGDAVITVLLGTAFFYLLLTVPLGILANTVERKVAIAR from the coding sequence ATGGACGTCATCATTGAAAACCTGCCCCTGTACTGGAGCGGTTTTCTTCGCACACTTTTCCTCTCCGCCGTCTCCGGCGTCTTCGCGTTGATCCTCGGCACCCTGCTGGCGGCGGCGCGCGTTTCACCCGTAGCGGCGCTGCGCGGTTTCAGCACTGTCTACGTGGAGATCCTCCGCAACACCCCGCTGACCATCGCCTTCTTCTTCGCAGCCGTTGTGCTCCCCCGGCTTGGGGTCAAGTTTGAGCAGTTCGAAATTGCCGCGATCATCGCCCTCAGCACCTACACCGCAGCGTTCATCGCCGAAGCTGTCCGCTCAGGTGTCAACAGCGTGCCCGTCGGCCAGGCCGAAGCCGCACGCAGTATCGGCATGAAGTTCGGCCAAGTACTCACGCTCATCATCCTCCCCCAGGCCCTGCGGACGGTGATCCCGCCGCTTATCAACATCCTGATCGCCCTGGTCAAGAACTCCTCTGTGGCCGGCGCGTTCTTCGTCCTGGAACTGTTCGGCTACGGCCGGCAGCTGGCCAATGCCAACGGTGACGCCGTCATCACCGTCCTGTTGGGCACCGCGTTCTTCTATCTGCTCCTCACCGTTCCGCTGGGAATCCTCGCCAACACGGTTGAACGAAAGGTGGCGATTGCCCGATGA
- the dapD gene encoding 2,3,4,5-tetrahydropyridine-2,6-dicarboxylate N-succinyltransferase: MTETASSAVPATLTSTADDRSAYGFGVATIATAGSEATVLDVWFPAPALGVAAEDLRSVENADEALTRIAENGADEDRGTEQKVVFVQINLDEAPADTADAYLRLHLLSHRLVQPNTINLDGIFGKLPNVVWTNFGPAAVEGFELTRAKLRRRGAVTVYGIDKFPRMVDYVVPSGVRIADADRVRLGAHLAAGTTVMHEGFVNFNAGTLGTSMVEGRISAGVVTGDGSDVGGGASIMGTLSGGGKEKITIGERVLLGANSGVGISIGDDSVVEAGLYVTAGTRVRVPGPKDEVGEDTTKIVKAAELSGVPNLLFRRNSTTGAVEALPRKGQTVELNDALHAN; the protein is encoded by the coding sequence ATGACTGAGACCGCTTCCTCCGCCGTGCCCGCAACCCTGACCTCAACCGCTGATGACCGTTCCGCCTATGGCTTTGGCGTGGCCACCATCGCCACCGCCGGCAGCGAGGCGACAGTCCTGGACGTCTGGTTCCCGGCACCGGCACTTGGTGTTGCGGCGGAAGACCTCCGCTCGGTGGAAAACGCCGACGAAGCCCTGACCCGCATCGCGGAGAATGGCGCCGACGAGGACCGCGGCACGGAACAGAAGGTGGTCTTCGTCCAGATCAACCTGGATGAGGCCCCCGCGGACACCGCTGATGCCTACCTGCGGCTGCACCTGCTGTCACACCGCCTGGTCCAGCCCAACACCATCAACCTGGACGGCATCTTCGGCAAGCTCCCCAATGTCGTGTGGACCAACTTCGGGCCGGCGGCCGTCGAAGGCTTCGAACTGACCCGCGCAAAGCTGCGCCGCCGTGGTGCCGTCACCGTCTACGGCATCGACAAGTTCCCGCGCATGGTGGATTACGTGGTGCCCAGCGGCGTTCGGATTGCCGACGCCGACCGGGTCCGACTGGGTGCCCACCTCGCGGCCGGCACCACCGTCATGCATGAAGGCTTCGTCAACTTCAACGCCGGTACGCTGGGCACTTCCATGGTGGAAGGCCGGATCTCCGCCGGCGTTGTCACCGGTGACGGCAGCGACGTTGGCGGCGGTGCCTCGATCATGGGCACCCTCTCCGGCGGCGGCAAGGAAAAGATCACCATCGGCGAGCGGGTCCTTCTGGGTGCCAACTCGGGCGTGGGCATCAGCATCGGCGACGACTCGGTGGTGGAGGCGGGACTGTACGTCACGGCAGGCACCCGCGTCCGCGTTCCGGGACCCAAGGACGAGGTGGGCGAGGACACCACCAAGATCGTCAAGGCCGCCGAACTCTCCGGCGTCCCCAACCTGCTGTTCCGCCGCAACTCCACCACCGGCGCAGTGGAGGCCCTCCCCCGCAAGGGCCAGACCGTTGAGTTGAACGACGCCCTGCACGCCAACTAG
- a CDS encoding TetR/AcrR family transcriptional regulator: protein MPKIVDADARRQDVVQAVLRIIAVDGLERASLREVADEAGLAVGSVRHYFQGSEELLAFSFGTVVDRVVSRLEGLLPPVQGAAAGSPEQRAAVLTLLGGMLPLDERTAMDACAWLAFKNAARIRPFLAGEADRSHREVAAIVGGVVASLLPNDEPQENLVVEAERLLATLDGLLMHALLQPGWMTAQMCRDVLERHLDGLAR from the coding sequence GTGCCCAAAATAGTTGACGCCGATGCCAGGCGGCAGGATGTTGTCCAGGCGGTTCTCCGCATTATCGCCGTGGACGGGCTGGAGCGGGCCTCCCTGCGGGAAGTGGCGGACGAAGCCGGGCTGGCCGTTGGTTCTGTGCGACACTACTTCCAGGGGAGCGAGGAGCTCCTGGCCTTCTCCTTCGGCACGGTGGTGGACCGGGTGGTTTCCCGGCTGGAGGGACTGCTGCCGCCCGTCCAGGGGGCGGCAGCGGGCAGCCCCGAGCAGCGTGCAGCTGTTTTAACCCTCCTGGGCGGCATGCTTCCCCTGGATGAACGCACAGCCATGGATGCCTGTGCCTGGCTGGCCTTCAAGAACGCCGCCCGGATCAGGCCCTTCCTTGCGGGCGAGGCCGACCGCAGCCATCGTGAAGTCGCCGCCATCGTGGGTGGTGTGGTGGCTTCCCTGCTCCCGAACGATGAGCCGCAGGAGAATTTGGTGGTCGAGGCCGAACGGCTGCTGGCCACCCTGGACGGGCTGCTCATGCATGCCCTGCTGCAGCCGGGCTGGATGACCGCGCAGATGTGCCGGGACGTCCTGGAGCGGCACCTGGACGGGCTGGCACGGTGA
- a CDS encoding amino acid ABC transporter permease — protein MSSVLYDVPGPKARRISLIASIIGGLLILGLLAWIIMTLGQQGIFESRRWQIFTRADVWRLLGNGLGATLSAAAIAAVIAFPLGLLLCLLRISDAAAIRVPMRIILEFLRGMPVVLMMLFILLGFRTSAFVAVIAGLVLYNAAVFAEIIRAGIQSLPKGQREAALAIGLTSYKSRMLIELPQAIRRMMPSLVAQMVVLLKDTSLGYIVAYGELLRAVQVMADFLGPQYLFPVFFVAAAIYIAINISVSRLAVWIERRGSKKAAGGTAKAEPDVLEAAAP, from the coding sequence ATGAGCTCCGTCCTGTACGACGTTCCCGGCCCCAAAGCACGCCGGATCTCCCTCATTGCCTCGATCATCGGCGGCCTGCTGATTCTCGGCCTGCTGGCCTGGATCATCATGACCCTGGGGCAGCAGGGCATCTTCGAGAGCCGCCGCTGGCAAATCTTCACCCGGGCCGACGTATGGCGGCTGCTCGGCAACGGCCTCGGGGCAACGCTTTCCGCGGCAGCCATTGCTGCGGTGATTGCCTTCCCGCTGGGCCTGCTGCTCTGCCTGCTGCGCATCTCGGACGCAGCTGCCATCCGCGTCCCCATGCGGATCATCCTGGAGTTCCTGCGCGGCATGCCCGTGGTCCTGATGATGCTCTTCATCCTGCTGGGGTTCCGCACCTCTGCCTTCGTCGCCGTCATCGCCGGCCTGGTGCTTTACAACGCCGCCGTCTTCGCGGAAATCATCCGCGCCGGCATCCAGTCCCTGCCCAAGGGACAGCGCGAAGCGGCGCTGGCCATCGGCCTGACCAGCTACAAGTCCCGAATGCTGATCGAGCTGCCGCAGGCCATCCGGCGAATGATGCCCTCGCTGGTGGCGCAGATGGTGGTGCTCCTGAAGGACACCTCACTCGGATACATCGTGGCCTACGGTGAACTGCTGCGCGCGGTGCAGGTCATGGCGGACTTCCTGGGTCCGCAGTACTTGTTCCCCGTATTCTTCGTAGCCGCCGCCATCTACATCGCCATCAACATCTCGGTGTCCCGGCTGGCTGTGTGGATCGAGCGCCGCGGCTCCAAGAAGGCTGCCGGCGGAACGGCCAAGGCGGAACCGGACGTCCTGGAAGCTGCGGCTCCCTAG
- the dapE gene encoding succinyl-diaminopimelate desuccinylase — protein MTAETAPEPAVSALDLRQDVALLTAALMDINSVSGNETQLADAVEAALLEIPQLSVVRDGDAIIARTELGRSERVILAGHLDTVPLPLTEGSRGTVPSSWESRVAGEGILYGRGATDMKGGVAVQLALAAGMFDGGAQPKRDVTFVFYDHEEVEAVKSGLGRLVRNHGDLLQGDFAILLEPTDGTVEGGCNGTSRFEASTAGEAAHSARAWMGSNAIHAAAPILARLAAYEPRTINVDGLDYRESLNAVKINGGTAGNVIPDRCVVEINYRFAPDKTPDQAEAHVRELLEGFDVVRTDAAAGARPGLQHPAAASFVAAVGAEPKPKYGWTDVARFSELGIPAVNFGPGDALLAHKDNEHVHADAIRKCLAALQSWLAA, from the coding sequence GTGACTGCTGAAACCGCCCCTGAACCTGCCGTATCCGCCCTTGACCTCCGCCAGGACGTGGCGTTGCTGACCGCAGCCCTGATGGATATTAACAGTGTGTCCGGCAATGAAACGCAGCTGGCGGACGCCGTCGAAGCCGCCCTGCTGGAGATTCCGCAGCTCAGCGTGGTGCGTGACGGCGACGCGATCATCGCGCGGACGGAACTCGGCCGCAGTGAGCGCGTAATCCTGGCCGGACACCTGGACACCGTCCCGCTGCCGCTCACCGAAGGTTCCAGGGGCACCGTCCCCTCCAGCTGGGAGTCCCGTGTTGCGGGCGAGGGCATCCTGTATGGCCGCGGCGCCACGGACATGAAGGGCGGCGTGGCGGTGCAGCTGGCCTTGGCCGCAGGAATGTTCGACGGCGGCGCGCAGCCCAAGCGTGATGTGACCTTTGTGTTCTACGACCACGAGGAAGTGGAGGCGGTGAAGAGCGGCCTGGGGCGCCTGGTCCGGAACCACGGAGACCTGCTGCAGGGAGACTTCGCCATCCTGCTGGAGCCGACCGACGGCACCGTGGAGGGCGGCTGCAACGGGACGAGCCGGTTCGAGGCCAGCACGGCGGGGGAGGCCGCGCACTCGGCCCGCGCGTGGATGGGGAGCAACGCCATCCACGCCGCCGCGCCCATCCTGGCCCGCCTGGCAGCCTACGAACCCCGGACCATCAACGTGGACGGGCTCGACTACCGTGAGAGCCTCAACGCGGTGAAGATCAACGGCGGCACCGCCGGCAACGTCATCCCGGACCGTTGCGTGGTGGAGATCAACTACCGGTTCGCCCCCGACAAGACGCCGGACCAGGCCGAAGCGCACGTCCGGGAACTGCTGGAAGGCTTCGACGTGGTGCGCACCGATGCCGCAGCCGGGGCCCGGCCTGGTCTGCAGCACCCCGCCGCCGCCTCCTTCGTTGCCGCCGTGGGAGCCGAGCCCAAGCCCAAATACGGCTGGACCGACGTCGCGCGCTTCAGCGAACTGGGCATCCCGGCGGTGAACTTCGGCCCCGGCGATGCGCTCCTGGCCCACAAGGATAACGAGCACGTCCACGCCGACGCCATTCGCAAATGCCTTGCCGCGCTCCAAAGCTGGCTCGCTGCCTGA
- a CDS encoding glutamate ABC transporter substrate-binding protein yields MKTFMSRRKSFVVAATAALALSLSACGGGDSGGSSNPSPVEKPSFAAGTTMEKLASAGTIKIGTKFDQPLFGQVGLDGKPVGFDVEMGKLIAAKLGIPADKIEWSETVSANREPFIEQGKVDLVIATYTISDKRKQVVDFAGPYYEAGQALMVNKDNDTIKKPEDVKGKKVCSVTGSTPAATIVDKYGAELVPAATYSACLEPLRNKQVEAVTTDNVILAGFVDKEPDAFKLASDETFTKEPYGIGLKKGDTEFRNWINDQLESFEKDGSYKKAWEATAGSVIKTAPSLPAINRY; encoded by the coding sequence ATGAAGACATTTATGTCCCGGCGGAAGTCCTTCGTCGTGGCGGCTACCGCTGCCCTCGCCCTGTCCCTCAGCGCCTGCGGCGGCGGCGACTCCGGCGGGTCCAGCAACCCGAGCCCGGTCGAGAAGCCGTCCTTCGCTGCCGGAACCACCATGGAGAAGCTGGCCTCCGCCGGCACCATCAAGATCGGCACCAAGTTCGACCAGCCGCTGTTCGGCCAGGTGGGCCTGGACGGCAAGCCCGTCGGTTTCGACGTTGAAATGGGCAAGCTGATCGCCGCCAAGCTGGGCATCCCCGCCGACAAGATCGAATGGTCGGAGACCGTCTCGGCCAACCGCGAACCCTTCATTGAGCAGGGCAAGGTGGACCTGGTCATCGCCACCTACACCATCAGCGACAAGCGCAAGCAGGTTGTCGACTTCGCGGGCCCGTACTACGAAGCCGGCCAGGCCCTCATGGTGAACAAGGACAACGACACCATCAAGAAGCCCGAGGACGTCAAGGGCAAGAAGGTCTGCTCCGTGACGGGCTCCACCCCTGCTGCCACGATCGTGGACAAGTACGGCGCGGAACTGGTCCCGGCCGCCACCTACTCCGCCTGCCTCGAGCCGCTGCGCAACAAGCAGGTTGAAGCCGTGACCACGGACAACGTGATCCTCGCCGGCTTCGTCGACAAGGAACCGGACGCCTTCAAGCTGGCCTCCGACGAAACCTTCACCAAGGAGCCTTACGGCATCGGCCTGAAGAAGGGCGACACCGAGTTCCGCAACTGGATCAACGACCAGCTGGAGTCCTTCGAAAAGGACGGCTCTTACAAGAAGGCCTGGGAAGCCACCGCAGGTTCGGTCATCAAGACCGCACCGAGCCTCCCGGCCATCAACCGCTACTAA
- a CDS encoding citrate synthase gives MTETNNAATLLHAGGELKLPRIQVVEGNEGYDVSKLLKQTGAVTFDPGFMNTAATTSAITYIDGDAGILRYRGYPIEQLAQHSSFLEVSYLLIYGNLPTPTELDEFDQKIRRHTLLHEELKGFFGGFPRDAHPMPVLSSAVSALSTFYQDSLDPFNAEQVEVSTIRLMAKLPVIAAYAHKKSIGQPMLYPDNSMNLVENFLRLSFGLPAEQYELDPVIVKALDLLLILHADHEQNCSTSTVRLVGSSNANLFASVSAGINALFGPAHGGANEAVLKMLRQIQAEGLKPEDYMEKVKNKEDGVRLMGFGHRVYKNYDPRAKIVKATAHEILSKLGGNDELLDIAMRLEEKALSDDYFIQRKLYPNVDFYTGLIYKAMGFPEKMFTVLFAIGRLPGWIAQWREMISDPNTKIGRPRQLYIGEPERDYPAR, from the coding sequence ATGACTGAGACCAACAATGCTGCGACCCTGCTCCACGCAGGTGGCGAGCTGAAGCTCCCGCGCATCCAGGTTGTTGAAGGGAACGAAGGTTACGACGTCTCCAAGCTGCTGAAGCAGACCGGTGCCGTTACCTTCGACCCCGGCTTCATGAACACCGCAGCAACCACCTCCGCCATCACCTACATCGATGGCGATGCAGGCATCCTGCGCTACCGCGGATACCCCATCGAGCAGCTGGCGCAGCACTCCAGCTTCCTGGAGGTGTCCTACCTTCTGATCTACGGCAACCTGCCCACGCCTACTGAGCTGGATGAGTTCGACCAGAAGATCCGCCGGCACACCCTGCTGCACGAGGAACTCAAGGGCTTCTTCGGCGGCTTCCCCCGCGATGCGCACCCCATGCCGGTGCTGTCCTCGGCCGTGTCCGCGCTGTCCACCTTCTACCAGGACTCGCTGGACCCGTTCAACGCCGAGCAGGTGGAGGTTTCCACCATCCGCCTGATGGCCAAGCTGCCGGTCATCGCCGCCTACGCGCACAAGAAGTCCATCGGCCAGCCCATGCTGTACCCGGACAACTCCATGAACCTGGTGGAGAACTTCCTGCGCCTGAGCTTCGGCCTGCCTGCCGAGCAGTACGAGCTGGATCCGGTGATCGTCAAGGCACTGGACCTGCTCCTCATCCTGCACGCGGACCACGAGCAGAACTGCTCCACCTCCACCGTGCGCCTGGTGGGCTCCTCCAACGCCAACTTGTTCGCCTCTGTGTCGGCCGGCATCAACGCCCTCTTCGGACCCGCCCACGGCGGCGCCAACGAGGCCGTGCTGAAGATGCTCCGCCAGATCCAGGCCGAGGGCCTCAAGCCCGAGGACTACATGGAGAAGGTCAAGAACAAGGAAGACGGCGTCCGCCTCATGGGCTTCGGGCACCGCGTCTACAAGAACTACGATCCGCGCGCCAAGATCGTCAAGGCCACGGCCCACGAGATCCTCAGCAAGCTCGGTGGCAACGACGAACTGCTGGATATCGCCATGCGCCTGGAAGAGAAGGCGCTCAGCGATGACTACTTCATCCAGCGCAAGCTCTACCCGAACGTGGACTTCTACACCGGCCTGATCTACAAGGCCATGGGCTTCCCGGAGAAGATGTTCACCGTCCTGTTCGCCATCGGCCGCCTCCCGGGCTGGATTGCCCAGTGGCGGGAGATGATCAGCGATCCGAACACCAAGATCGGCCGCCCGCGCCAGCTGTACATCGGCGAACCGGAGCGCGACTACCCAGCACGTTAG